A window of the Gemmatimonadota bacterium genome harbors these coding sequences:
- a CDS encoding sodium/proline symporter → MWASRESGDLKGYYVAGKRLPSWVIAFSSNATGESAWLLLGLTGMGYAIGVHAFWVILGEVLGVAAAWIFVARPFKEYTDRFDSITVPDYLTDRFRDTSHVFRWLSAVIVLSMVMAYTAAQLTASGRAFDSFLGTGYTQGVWIGLGIVLFYTTVGGFKAVAYSDFVQGVLMLGCLIMLPIVGVIAAGGLSEMFSALGAADPALLRPMGEFGLGPAGIASAIGFVAIGLAFLGSPQLLMRFMAARDQKQIVDGGKWAVLCIIGFDIGAVFAGMAGRTLFPGLVGLETETILPKMSTALFPAFFTGVFLVVVLAAIMSTVDSLLILASSVVVRDVVQKALGSSWSERRLSTLGKAVTVVIGVAGLAVALREVRMIFYFVLFAWSGIASAFTPVILCSLFWKRTTKAGAVAGMIGGFVVTVVWVIWFKERFYDLYEMIPGFVAGFACTIGVSLMTEPNAEAVAELESVHQAVGPVF, encoded by the coding sequence TTGTGGGCGAGCCGGGAGTCCGGCGACCTCAAGGGCTATTACGTCGCAGGGAAGCGATTGCCCTCATGGGTGATCGCGTTCAGCTCGAACGCCACCGGAGAGAGCGCTTGGCTCTTGCTCGGGCTTACCGGGATGGGCTATGCGATCGGGGTGCACGCATTCTGGGTCATCCTCGGTGAGGTCCTGGGCGTCGCCGCGGCGTGGATCTTCGTAGCACGACCGTTCAAGGAGTATACCGACCGCTTCGATTCCATCACGGTTCCCGATTATCTGACCGACCGGTTCCGAGATACGAGCCATGTCTTCCGGTGGCTGTCGGCCGTCATCGTGCTGAGCATGGTCATGGCTTACACAGCAGCCCAGCTCACCGCGTCGGGGAGGGCGTTCGACTCGTTCCTGGGCACCGGATACACGCAGGGCGTGTGGATCGGACTCGGCATCGTGCTCTTCTACACGACGGTCGGCGGCTTCAAGGCGGTCGCGTACTCTGATTTCGTGCAGGGCGTACTCATGCTCGGCTGCCTGATCATGCTGCCGATCGTCGGCGTCATCGCGGCGGGCGGATTGAGTGAAATGTTCTCAGCGCTCGGGGCCGCCGATCCCGCGCTTCTGCGACCGATGGGTGAGTTCGGGCTCGGGCCCGCGGGGATCGCGAGCGCGATCGGGTTCGTCGCCATCGGGCTCGCGTTCCTGGGCTCACCCCAACTGCTCATGCGCTTCATGGCTGCGCGAGATCAGAAGCAGATCGTCGACGGCGGCAAGTGGGCGGTGCTGTGTATCATCGGATTCGACATCGGTGCGGTGTTCGCGGGAATGGCAGGCCGCACGCTCTTTCCGGGCCTCGTCGGCCTCGAGACCGAGACGATCTTACCAAAGATGAGCACCGCACTGTTCCCGGCATTTTTCACGGGAGTCTTTCTGGTGGTCGTGCTCGCCGCGATCATGTCGACCGTCGACTCGCTGCTCATCCTGGCGTCTTCGGTAGTCGTCCGGGACGTGGTCCAGAAAGCGCTCGGATCCAGCTGGAGCGAGCGGAGGCTTTCGACGCTGGGCAAGGCGGTCACCGTCGTCATCGGCGTGGCCGGGCTCGCGGTCGCGCTCCGCGAGGTGCGGATGATCTTCTACTTCGTGCTCTTCGCCTGGTCGGGCATTGCGAGCGCGTTCACGCCTGTCATTCTCTGCTCGCTTTTCTGGAAGCGCACGACGAAAGCCGGCGCGGTCGCCGGCATGATCGGCGGCTTCGTCGTCACCGTCGTTTGGGTCATTTGGTTCAAAGAGCGCTTCTACGACTTGTACGAAATGATCCCGGGCTTCGTGGCCGGATTCGCGTGCACGATCGGCGTGAGCCTGATGACGGAGCCGAATGCAGAAGCGGTCGCGGAATTGGAGTCGGTGCACCAGGCGGTTGGGCCCGTATTCTGA
- a CDS encoding EVE domain-containing protein gives MAKQYWLMKSEPYVYSIDDLEKDGSTCWEGVRNYRARNNMRDMSVGDEVLYYHSNDKPPAVVGLARVCKEAYPDHYAFDRKSKYFDAKSDSDNPRWWMVDVEFVAKFDEFVGLPELKADPALAEMELIRYGRLSVQAVTKKEFTHVKKVAGYKG, from the coding sequence ATGGCTAAGCAATATTGGCTCATGAAGTCGGAGCCCTACGTCTACTCCATCGACGACCTGGAAAAGGACGGATCGACCTGCTGGGAAGGCGTACGCAACTACAGGGCGCGTAACAACATGCGGGATATGAGCGTGGGGGACGAAGTGTTGTACTACCACTCCAACGACAAGCCCCCTGCTGTGGTCGGCCTTGCGCGTGTCTGCAAGGAGGCGTATCCGGACCACTACGCCTTCGACCGGAAGTCGAAGTACTTCGACGCCAAGTCGGACTCGGACAACCCGCGTTGGTGGATGGTCGATGTCGAGTTCGTCGCAAAGTTCGACGAGTTCGTCGGTCTCCCGGAACTCAAGGCGGATCCTGCGCTCGCGGAGATGGAGCTCATCCGGTACGGGCGTCTCTCCGTGCAAGCGGTGACGAAGAAGGAGTTCACTCACGTGAAGAAAGTGGCAGGCTACAAGGGGTGA
- a CDS encoding aspartate aminotransferase family protein: MTVSTVSAGATSAEIVKGQREYLLPSLLHMYSEPLALVEGEGVRVRDADGREYLDLFSGILTTSVGHCHPRVVEAMTSQMNRLGHISTLYANEPQVEAARRIADIAPGALKRTFFSNSGTEAIETALMMACLATGRTEIIALRVGYHGRSFLATSVTAHSGWRPLATPVAGIKHAMSPNAYRCPFKQPCDDSCVDKFVDDLEEVIYTTTNGRPAAFIAETIQGVAGYVVPPPGYFQKAAEVIRSYGGLLIIDEVQTGFGRCGTHWFGIDHWGVEPDIMVMAKGIANGAPVGATITTDEIAHGWKGKTISTFGGTPVSMAALCATQDVLREENAPANCEARGAQLRAGLEQIQSRHAWIGDVRGMGLMQAVEIVKDPTTKEPDVERTSKLVEATRDEGVLIGQGGLHGTVLRIGPSMLISEEDIAEGVQKLGAACDRVG; encoded by the coding sequence ATGACTGTTTCGACGGTGAGCGCGGGCGCCACGAGCGCCGAGATCGTAAAGGGACAGCGGGAGTACCTTCTGCCTTCGCTGCTGCACATGTACTCGGAGCCGCTCGCGCTCGTCGAAGGTGAGGGAGTCCGGGTCCGTGACGCGGATGGTCGGGAATACCTCGACCTGTTCAGCGGCATCCTCACCACGTCGGTAGGCCATTGCCACCCGCGTGTCGTCGAGGCGATGACGTCGCAGATGAACCGGCTCGGGCATATCTCGACGCTCTACGCGAACGAGCCGCAGGTGGAGGCGGCGAGGCGCATTGCCGACATCGCTCCGGGGGCGCTCAAGCGCACGTTCTTCAGCAACTCGGGCACCGAGGCGATCGAGACCGCGCTCATGATGGCGTGCCTCGCCACGGGAAGGACCGAGATCATCGCACTCCGGGTCGGCTATCATGGCCGCTCCTTCCTGGCCACCAGTGTCACCGCGCATTCCGGGTGGCGGCCACTCGCCACCCCGGTGGCGGGAATCAAGCACGCGATGTCTCCGAACGCGTACCGCTGTCCGTTCAAGCAGCCTTGCGACGACAGCTGCGTAGACAAGTTTGTGGACGACCTCGAGGAGGTGATCTACACCACAACCAACGGCCGTCCAGCCGCCTTCATCGCTGAGACGATCCAGGGCGTGGCGGGCTATGTCGTGCCTCCCCCGGGCTACTTCCAGAAGGCGGCCGAGGTTATCCGCAGTTACGGTGGCCTGCTCATCATCGACGAGGTGCAGACCGGCTTCGGTCGTTGCGGAACGCACTGGTTCGGCATCGATCACTGGGGTGTCGAGCCCGACATCATGGTCATGGCGAAGGGCATCGCGAACGGTGCTCCCGTCGGTGCCACGATCACGACGGACGAAATCGCGCACGGGTGGAAAGGCAAGACGATCTCGACCTTCGGGGGCACGCCAGTCTCGATGGCGGCCCTGTGTGCGACGCAGGACGTGTTGCGCGAGGAGAACGCGCCTGCCAATTGCGAGGCGCGCGGTGCTCAGCTGCGGGCCGGTCTCGAGCAGATCCAGAGCCGCCACGCCTGGATCGGGGACGTACGGGGCATGGGCCTCATGCAGGCGGTGGAGATCGTGAAGGACCCGACCACGAAGGAGCCAGATGTCGAGCGGACTTCGAAGCTGGTCGAAGCCACGCGGGACGAGGGCGTGCTGATCGGGCAGGGTGGGCTGCACGGTACGGTTCTTCGAATCGGGCCATCGATGCTGATCAGCGAAGAGGACATCGCCGAGGGTGTGCAGAAGCTCGGCGCGGCGTGCGACAGGGTGGGCTGA
- a CDS encoding CoA-acylating methylmalonate-semialdehyde dehydrogenase — translation MIKNYVGGEWRDASATDSLAVTNPASGEEIGRVPLSTATDIDAAVQAAKAAYPAWRDTPAPERARVLFRLKTLLEEHKEELARLLVTEHGKVLPETRGEIQRGIENVEHACGIPTLMMGDTVEQIAVGIDSASWRQPLGVFGIITPYNFPVMIPLWFWPYAVATGNSVVLKPSEQDPLTHQKIVELVEQAGLPPGVLNVVHGARETVEAMCDHPDIVGVSFVGSSDVAKIVHARASASGKRVQALGGAKNYMIVLPDADMDAAHEACSASVFGSTGQRCLAGSVIVGVGDAHAQIRDRMLDSAASIRLGDGLEAGTDMGPVISAAHRDRVNAFIDQGRSDGAKLSLDGRGATVEGLEGGFWVGATVFEDVPPDISIATEEVFGPVAGINRAKDVDEAVRMMHASRYGNACSIFTTSGKAARDFRYQAGISMIGVNIGVVAPMAFFPFGGSKGSFYGDLKAQGRDGISFYTDQRVVISRW, via the coding sequence ATGATTAAGAACTACGTAGGTGGCGAGTGGCGCGACGCCTCTGCCACCGACTCGTTGGCCGTGACGAACCCCGCGTCGGGTGAAGAGATTGGACGGGTCCCACTCTCGACCGCGACCGACATAGATGCGGCGGTGCAGGCAGCTAAGGCCGCCTACCCGGCATGGCGCGACACCCCGGCGCCTGAGCGCGCACGGGTGCTCTTCCGGCTCAAGACCCTGCTGGAGGAGCACAAAGAGGAGCTCGCACGTCTGCTGGTGACCGAGCACGGCAAGGTGCTGCCCGAAACACGGGGTGAGATCCAGCGTGGCATTGAGAACGTCGAGCACGCGTGTGGCATCCCGACGCTCATGATGGGCGATACCGTAGAGCAGATCGCCGTCGGAATCGACAGCGCGTCTTGGCGCCAGCCGTTGGGAGTGTTCGGCATCATCACGCCGTACAACTTCCCGGTCATGATCCCACTCTGGTTCTGGCCGTATGCGGTCGCGACCGGGAACAGTGTCGTGCTCAAGCCGAGCGAGCAGGATCCGCTCACGCACCAGAAGATCGTCGAGCTCGTCGAGCAGGCCGGCCTCCCGCCCGGGGTGCTCAACGTCGTGCACGGGGCGAGGGAGACGGTCGAGGCGATGTGCGACCACCCGGACATCGTCGGCGTGTCCTTCGTGGGCTCGAGCGATGTCGCGAAGATCGTGCATGCACGCGCGTCGGCGTCCGGCAAGCGGGTGCAGGCGCTCGGCGGAGCGAAGAACTACATGATCGTGCTTCCCGACGCGGACATGGACGCCGCCCACGAAGCGTGCTCCGCTTCGGTCTTCGGCTCGACCGGGCAACGCTGCCTCGCCGGTAGCGTGATCGTGGGAGTCGGCGACGCGCACGCACAGATCAGAGACCGTATGCTCGATTCGGCCGCGTCCATTCGGCTCGGGGACGGGCTGGAGGCCGGGACCGACATGGGTCCGGTGATCTCGGCCGCGCACCGTGATCGGGTGAACGCCTTCATCGATCAGGGCCGATCCGACGGGGCCAAACTCTCGCTGGACGGGCGCGGCGCGACCGTCGAGGGACTCGAAGGCGGCTTCTGGGTAGGGGCTACGGTCTTCGAAGACGTGCCGCCGGACATCTCCATCGCGACCGAGGAGGTCTTCGGACCGGTCGCGGGCATCAACCGCGCCAAGGACGTCGATGAGGCGGTCCGCATGATGCACGCCAGCCGTTACGGCAACGCGTGTTCGATCTTCACCACGAGCGGCAAGGCGGCGCGCGACTTCCGGTATCAGGCCGGCATCAGCATGATCGGCGTGAACATCGGCGTCGTCGCCCCGATGGCGTTCTTCCCATTCGGCGGCTCGAAGGGCTCGTTCTACGGGGACCTGAAGGCACAGGGCCGCGACGGCATCTCCTTCTACACCGATCAGCGGGTCGTCATCTCACGCTGGTGA
- a CDS encoding protein kinase — MEDPHFVALQTALAGRYSLERVLGRGGMGIVYLAHEVALDRPVALKLLPPEMAAQEDVRDRFLLEARTAAKLSHPNIVPIFAVDQVDEFVFFVMALVEGETLGERVRSRGPLSDAEATRLMREVAWALAYAHLQGVVHRDVKPDNILLEVGTGRALVTDFGIAQVSAETEREDTDRVLGTAEFMSPEQAKGASVDGRSDLYSLGVVGFYAVSGRVPFEASTAAAVLGMHLAETPPPVASRAPQLSASLARTIDRCLRKDPDTRFPDGGAIADALAQEAAIDRPLPVPLRVFIKHLREMTKSFSGLAIFALVFLLPSLVEGIVEGSSVVVVALVAALAALFGLGGPGLLAYHARKLLRAGHTVEDARIALEQDVMQRNEEFQFEVGLRTTGVDVLLKWVSLGGFGVAALTAVPLWLSSGASSSLWTIPSLALVTGLGVGALHVSRTRRRADIAGERLLKLLRGRLGDWVFKLGGFRLKGRVALGASTYRPTEMAIGLAADRLYEELPKETRRSLSGLPDTVRGLEADARSLRGQVAELNGVLAELGDDPAAPGQDARAKVRADVTATRDEAASRLREAVKALETIRVGLLRMHAGESVLQSVTMELKAAKEISSDLESLLEGHREVERLLAQRRATGTFTIVDE; from the coding sequence TTGGAGGACCCCCACTTCGTCGCCCTCCAGACGGCGCTCGCCGGACGGTATTCCCTAGAACGCGTGTTGGGCCGCGGGGGAATGGGCATCGTCTACCTCGCGCACGAGGTGGCATTGGATCGACCGGTGGCACTGAAGCTGCTGCCGCCGGAGATGGCAGCGCAGGAGGACGTACGAGACCGCTTCCTGCTCGAGGCACGCACAGCCGCGAAGCTCTCGCATCCGAATATCGTACCGATCTTCGCGGTGGACCAAGTCGACGAATTCGTCTTCTTCGTGATGGCGTTGGTGGAGGGCGAGACGCTCGGGGAGCGCGTCCGCTCCCGCGGGCCCCTGAGCGACGCCGAGGCGACACGGCTCATGCGCGAGGTCGCTTGGGCGCTCGCGTACGCGCATCTGCAGGGCGTCGTGCACCGAGATGTGAAGCCCGACAACATTCTGCTCGAAGTCGGCACCGGTCGCGCGCTCGTCACCGACTTCGGGATCGCGCAGGTGAGTGCGGAGACGGAACGAGAGGACACCGACCGCGTCCTGGGGACGGCCGAGTTCATGAGTCCGGAGCAGGCGAAGGGTGCCTCCGTCGACGGGCGCAGTGATCTCTACTCACTGGGTGTCGTGGGCTTCTACGCGGTCTCGGGTAGGGTGCCGTTCGAGGCGAGCACCGCGGCGGCGGTATTGGGCATGCACCTAGCCGAAACGCCCCCTCCGGTGGCCTCGCGGGCGCCACAGCTGTCGGCGTCGCTGGCACGCACGATCGACCGCTGCTTGCGTAAGGACCCGGACACTCGGTTTCCTGACGGAGGAGCGATCGCGGATGCTCTGGCGCAGGAGGCCGCGATCGATCGCCCGTTACCGGTGCCGTTGAGGGTCTTCATCAAGCATTTGCGGGAGATGACTAAGTCTTTCTCGGGGCTCGCGATTTTCGCGCTTGTCTTCCTTCTCCCCAGCCTGGTCGAAGGGATCGTCGAGGGAAGCTCGGTTGTGGTCGTGGCCCTCGTGGCAGCCTTGGCGGCTCTCTTCGGCCTGGGCGGGCCAGGGCTGCTGGCCTACCATGCTAGAAAGTTGCTCAGGGCGGGCCATACGGTGGAAGACGCACGCATCGCTCTCGAGCAAGACGTGATGCAACGCAACGAGGAGTTCCAATTCGAAGTCGGTCTGAGGACGACCGGGGTCGACGTCCTGTTGAAGTGGGTTTCGCTGGGAGGGTTCGGCGTCGCGGCGCTCACCGCAGTGCCGCTATGGCTCTCTTCCGGCGCCTCCAGCTCTCTCTGGACCATCCCTAGCCTGGCGTTGGTGACGGGGCTCGGTGTGGGCGCGCTTCATGTTTCCCGAACGAGGCGTCGGGCGGACATCGCTGGGGAGCGATTGCTCAAGCTCTTGCGCGGTCGGCTCGGAGATTGGGTCTTCAAGCTCGGCGGGTTCCGCCTCAAGGGGCGAGTTGCCCTGGGCGCCAGCACATACCGCCCCACCGAGATGGCGATCGGACTGGCCGCCGACCGGCTGTACGAGGAGCTTCCGAAGGAGACGCGCCGGTCCCTGTCAGGCCTACCGGACACCGTTCGCGGATTGGAAGCCGATGCGCGGTCTCTTCGTGGGCAGGTCGCTGAGCTCAACGGTGTGCTCGCCGAGCTGGGCGACGACCCCGCGGCGCCTGGGCAGGACGCCCGGGCGAAGGTCCGGGCCGACGTGACTGCGACGCGGGACGAGGCCGCATCGCGGCTGCGGGAGGCTGTCAAGGCGCTCGAGACGATCCGGGTCGGTCTCCTGCGCATGCATGCCGGCGAGAGCGTGCTCCAGAGCGTGACCATGGAGTTGAAGGCGGCCAAGGAAATCTCGTCTGACCTGGAGAGCCTTCTCGAGGGGCATCGCGAGGTGGAACGTCTGCTCGCTCAACGGCGAGCGACCGGCACGTTCACGATCGTCGACGAGTGA
- a CDS encoding M20/M25/M40 family metallo-hydrolase produces the protein MRSNLRSIPILVALAASLAATPGAVDAQRLATDDPVLRQIWDQAMDNSHFEQLGTALLDSIGPRLTASPGMERAQDWAVKTFQSWGIEAWTEQYGTWEGWDRGVSHIDLIEPRVRSLEGRILAWSPGTGGEPVDGEVTYLPTIDSPADWESFLGTVSGKWVMLSFPEPTCRADEQWAEFGTRASVQSMSQARQQGRQAWNASLSATGSTDGRRRDLHSALEGAGAAGIITSQWPGSYGTTRVFNAYNRETPTFELGCEDYGLVHRLAKEGRHPILRVTAEAENRGEVPVYNVFATIPGTELPNEYVMLSAHFDSWESGSGATDNGSGSLLMMEAMRILKEVYPNPKRTILVGLWSGEEQGLNGSRAFTEDHPEVVEGLQALFNQDNGTGRVVNMGAQGFTKAVGSLARWLSQVPSEVSGGIDLRLPGNPGGGGSDYASFVCHGAPAFNLGALSWDYTSHTWHTHRDTFDKLVLDDLKNNAVLAASLVYLASEDPERVSRERRTVITGRGGGPGQWPTCSPAVRASGDSPRM, from the coding sequence ATGCGCAGCAACCTTCGTTCGATTCCCATTCTCGTGGCTCTGGCCGCGTCGCTGGCCGCGACGCCAGGCGCAGTGGATGCGCAGCGGTTGGCGACGGACGATCCCGTGCTCCGGCAGATCTGGGATCAGGCGATGGACAACTCACACTTCGAACAGCTCGGGACAGCACTACTCGACTCGATCGGCCCGCGACTGACCGCGTCGCCCGGTATGGAGCGCGCGCAGGACTGGGCGGTGAAGACCTTCCAGAGCTGGGGCATCGAAGCATGGACGGAGCAGTACGGCACCTGGGAGGGTTGGGACCGAGGAGTGAGCCACATCGACCTGATCGAGCCGCGCGTTCGCTCGCTGGAGGGGCGCATTCTGGCGTGGAGTCCTGGTACGGGTGGAGAGCCGGTCGATGGAGAGGTCACGTACCTGCCGACGATCGACTCGCCCGCGGACTGGGAGTCCTTCCTGGGCACGGTGAGCGGCAAGTGGGTGATGCTGTCGTTCCCCGAGCCGACGTGCCGTGCGGACGAGCAGTGGGCCGAGTTCGGAACACGCGCGTCCGTGCAGAGCATGTCGCAGGCCCGGCAACAGGGTCGGCAGGCATGGAATGCGAGCCTGAGTGCCACGGGCTCGACCGACGGTCGCAGGCGCGACCTTCACTCCGCCCTCGAAGGTGCCGGCGCTGCGGGCATCATCACATCTCAGTGGCCGGGCTCGTACGGGACGACGCGCGTCTTCAACGCGTACAACCGCGAGACGCCCACGTTCGAGTTGGGCTGTGAGGACTACGGTCTGGTCCACCGGCTCGCGAAGGAAGGACGGCACCCGATTCTGCGCGTAACCGCGGAGGCCGAGAACCGGGGCGAGGTACCGGTCTACAACGTGTTCGCCACGATTCCCGGGACGGAGCTGCCGAACGAGTATGTGATGCTCTCCGCGCACTTCGACTCGTGGGAGAGTGGCTCCGGCGCGACCGACAACGGTTCCGGATCGCTGCTCATGATGGAGGCGATGAGGATTCTGAAGGAAGTGTATCCGAACCCGAAGCGTACGATCCTTGTCGGTCTGTGGAGCGGCGAGGAGCAGGGCCTCAACGGATCACGCGCGTTCACCGAAGACCATCCCGAGGTGGTCGAGGGGCTGCAGGCGCTCTTCAATCAGGACAACGGCACGGGCCGCGTCGTGAACATGGGCGCGCAGGGCTTCACGAAGGCGGTGGGTTCGCTCGCTCGCTGGCTATCGCAGGTGCCGTCCGAGGTATCGGGTGGCATCGATCTTCGACTTCCCGGGAATCCGGGCGGCGGCGGCTCCGACTATGCGTCGTTCGTGTGTCATGGGGCGCCGGCTTTCAACCTCGGCGCGCTTTCCTGGGACTACACCTCGCACACCTGGCACACCCATCGCGACACGTTCGACAAGCTCGTCCTGGACGATCTGAAGAACAACGCGGTGCTTGCGGCGTCACTGGTCTACCTGGCTTCCGAGGATCCCGAGCGCGTGAGCCGCGAACGCCGTACGGTGATCACCGGTCGGGGTGGGGGTCCGGGTCAATGGCCCACGTGTTCCCCGGCGGTGCGCGCTTCAGGCGACAGCCCGCGCATGTAG
- a CDS encoding amidohydrolase: protein MSEISRKNFLGLGTVAAAGLASGCASGADESGLAPDVVVVNGNVLTQDAAQPTAEAFAIKDGRFVAVGTNDDVQNLIASGTEVIDAAGATVLPGFIDAHSHPSGAGLNALKNVDTNLGSIARMQEALRARAAETPPGEWIVGYMYDDTKQEEGRPVNRLDLDAVSTEHPIVVGHRGGHTGVYNSRAFATAGVTVDTPDPFGGRFYREDGELTGKVAERARGVFNVSSTSTREERAAGVALICRQMNAHGLTSVHQAGTSSTAFTAYQDAREAGDLTFRVYAMARGGTFPSLNRAGIRTGFGDEWLKVGPVKFAADGSASERTMAMSTPYAGRPDDYGILTMTQEEVHEAVEEGHRSGWQVAIHANGDVTIDMVLNAYERVQREWPRADARHRIEHCSLVNPSLLQRIADGGFIPAPFYTYVHYHGEKWIEYGEEKMEWMFAHKSFLDYGIPVAPASDHSPGPYEPLMAIQSMVTRKDFSGRVWGPSQRITVDQAINVCTVNGAFASFDEGEKGTITAGKLGDFVVLAEDPHDVDPDRIKEIQVVRTVVGGTTVHEA, encoded by the coding sequence ATGAGCGAGATCAGCCGGAAAAACTTCCTTGGACTCGGCACCGTCGCGGCCGCCGGATTGGCCTCGGGTTGCGCTTCGGGAGCGGATGAAAGCGGGCTCGCGCCCGACGTGGTCGTAGTGAACGGCAACGTGCTTACCCAGGACGCTGCTCAACCGACCGCGGAGGCATTCGCGATCAAGGACGGTCGATTCGTCGCGGTCGGTACGAACGACGACGTCCAGAACCTCATCGCGAGCGGCACCGAGGTCATCGACGCCGCCGGCGCCACCGTGCTTCCGGGCTTCATCGACGCCCACTCGCATCCATCCGGCGCGGGGCTCAACGCCTTGAAGAACGTCGACACGAACCTGGGCAGCATCGCCCGCATGCAGGAGGCGCTCCGGGCTCGAGCCGCCGAGACGCCGCCGGGAGAGTGGATCGTCGGTTACATGTACGATGACACCAAGCAGGAAGAGGGTCGCCCCGTGAATCGTCTCGACCTCGACGCGGTGAGCACGGAACACCCCATCGTCGTCGGGCACCGGGGTGGTCACACAGGAGTCTACAACTCGAGGGCCTTCGCAACGGCAGGTGTGACGGTCGATACGCCAGACCCGTTCGGCGGGCGTTTCTATCGGGAAGACGGCGAGCTGACGGGAAAGGTCGCAGAGCGCGCGCGCGGTGTCTTCAACGTCTCGTCGACGTCGACGCGAGAGGAGCGGGCCGCTGGGGTCGCGCTCATTTGCAGGCAGATGAACGCCCACGGTCTGACCTCCGTGCATCAGGCGGGCACGAGCTCTACGGCCTTCACGGCGTACCAGGATGCCCGCGAGGCGGGTGATCTCACGTTTCGCGTCTACGCCATGGCACGAGGCGGCACGTTCCCGTCGCTGAACCGCGCTGGAATCCGCACGGGCTTCGGCGACGAATGGTTGAAGGTCGGCCCAGTGAAGTTCGCCGCGGACGGGTCGGCGTCGGAGCGCACCATGGCGATGAGCACGCCCTACGCTGGGCGGCCTGACGACTACGGCATCCTGACCATGACGCAGGAAGAGGTGCACGAGGCGGTCGAGGAAGGGCACCGCTCCGGCTGGCAGGTCGCAATCCACGCGAACGGCGACGTGACCATCGACATGGTATTGAACGCGTACGAGCGCGTGCAGCGCGAGTGGCCCCGAGCAGACGCTCGCCATCGCATCGAGCACTGCTCGCTCGTCAATCCGTCACTGTTACAGAGGATCGCGGACGGCGGCTTCATCCCCGCTCCGTTCTACACGTATGTGCACTATCATGGCGAGAAGTGGATCGAGTACGGTGAGGAGAAGATGGAGTGGATGTTCGCCCACAAGTCGTTCCTCGACTACGGGATCCCGGTCGCCCCGGCGTCCGACCACAGCCCGGGTCCCTATGAGCCCCTGATGGCGATCCAGTCGATGGTGACCCGGAAGGACTTCTCTGGGCGCGTGTGGGGCCCGAGCCAGCGCATCACGGTGGATCAGGCGATCAACGTGTGCACCGTGAACGGCGCCTTCGCGTCCTTCGACGAGGGCGAGAAGGGCACGATCACGGCGGGTAAGCTCGGCGACTTCGTGGTCCTGGCCGAGGATCCGCACGATGTGGATCCCGATCGTATCAAGGAGATCCAGGTCGTTCGCACGGTGGTGGGCGGCACGACTGTGCATGAGGCGTAG